The Triticum urartu cultivar G1812 chromosome 6, Tu2.1, whole genome shotgun sequence genome includes the window TGCTTGACGTCCAGATCTTGGCTCTAATGCTCGCCGTCCAAATCTTGTGCGTGTGCCATCGATGAGAGAGTGGAGAGAGGGGAGAGTGAGCGGTGAGAGAGTGGTCAGAGTATTTATGGCACCACTTCGGGAAATTACATGCCATCTTCCCCGTGTCCCCGCACGCGCAACCGCCTCGAGTTGCATCGCTCAGGTCTGGCTCTGAAAAAAGGACTGATTCGAGCGTTCTTCCAGATCCAAACCCAGAGATACTTTAAGGTTCGTGTGCGACAAAATTCTGATGCAACTCAGACAACCTAATGGGCCAAAATTGCATCCAGCGGCCCTCCTGAGCCTAGTGCAGTCTACCAAACGCATTCAATGTGATACACCGTGTTGGACAATGATGGTCATGATACCATGCATAGGTTGGAGTAGTTATATTTACTCTCGTATTGGTTGTTGCATGCTTCCTAGGAACTGTTTAGGAGATTTTTGAATGCCTTGGAGTTGGACTCTTCTTGCACTTTGTTTTCGCATTCGACTTGATCTTGTAGTACCGTTCCCACCTGATAGTGTAGTGTTTCGAAATTCCTCTTTGATATGCCTTTCAGAATTCTTGTTCTGGCCTTGGATCTTGAAGATGCTTAATCGACTAGTGTATCTGTATAAATGCTCAATGCCTCAAAAATCTGAAATTGCTACGCAGTATTGTGTTATAGTTATTTTATGGATGGCAGTGGGGCACCATGGTGCTCGCGCACGGGTAGAGCTCGTGCCCGTGAGGTAAAAAAATTGCCTTTCCAGGTAGAAAATTCTGCCATGCCCGCCGCGTACGGGTAAAATTTGTCGCAGGCATACCTGCCTCTGTTGTATCAATCAGCAAACAGTTTTAAATAAAATTCACTACTCACCAACAAAATCAACATCAATTACAGGCAAGGGGATCCTTTATCACCTTATTTGTTCCTTTTTgtgactgaggcactctccttgTTGTTAAAGGATGCTTGTGAGAAAGGTGCTCTTAAAGAGTTTAAGCTAAGCAGACAAGGTCTAGGTATTTCACATCTTTTGTTTGGGGATGATAGCCTCCTATTTTTCAAGGGGTCCATTGATCAAGCATTAACCATTAAAAAAAATTGTCGGTTTATGAGAAGGGAACTGGTCAGCTTCTGAGCCCAGATAAGTGCTCCATTAAATTTGGTAAAAAGTGCAGTATGGAGGATCAGGTGTCTATGATGGTTATTCTCAAAATTACCGTTGAATTTTTTGAGGATAAGTACCTTGGATTACCAGTGCCTGAGGGTAGAATGAAGGTTGAAAAATTTCAGGCGACCAAGGATAAGGCTTTAAAAAGAGCGTCAGATTGGATTGAAAAGTATGCTTCTAGTTGGTATAAAGGAATATCAAATTAAGGGTGTTCTACAAGCGCTCCCAGTGTATGCCATGGGACTTTTTTAAATTCCCAGTCTCATTATGTGAGGAACTTGCTCAGATTATAAGGAATTTCTGGTGAGGAGTCAAAAAGGATAGAAGGAAAACACATTGGCTAGCTTGGGATAAACTAACAAAACCAAAAAGTAAGGGCGGCATGGGGTTCCGTGATCTAAGGTTATTTAATCAAGCTCTATTAGCTAAGCAAGCCTGGAGGTTATTAGTGTACCCGAACTCGTTGTGTGCTATGGTTTTGAAGGCAAAATATTATCCCAATGGTCATATATTGGATACGGTTTTCCCACAAGCCACGTCGGTGAATTGGAAGGGTATTATGCATGGATTGGAACTGTTAAAAAAAGGTCATATGGAGAGTGGTCGATGGCAACAATGTTAACATCTGGAGAGATAATTGGCTTCCAAGAAATTCGGGCCTAAAAGCTATAGCAAAATAGAAGCGTACTAGACTGAAATGGGTGTCGGAATTATTCATGAGCGGGACTAAAACATGGGAAGAAAATTTGATTAGGCAGCTATTTTTTCATCATGATGCTGAAGAGATCTTAAAGTTATGCATTCAGTCTGTGGGGAAGGGGGATCTTGTTGCTTAGCACTATGAGAAAAGTGGGATGTTCTCTATTAAAAGTGCGTACAAGCTAGCGTTAAATCTCAAGGATTGCAGCGAGGAGATAAGAATTTCTAGCAATGCGGTTAATGAGGAAAGAAGAATGTGGGATGTTATTTGGAAGGCTAAAGTCTCACAAAAAATTAGAATTTTTGCTTGGAGAGCTACCACTACAGGTAAATAGGGTAACCCATCATCAAACGGTCCTAGGTTTATGCACTATTTGTGGTGTTCAAGATGAGAGTATTTTCCATGCTCTTGTGACCTGTCCTGAAGGCGCGTGCTTTGCGTATCGCCTTGGGGGAAGTGTGGAATATTCCGGGTGAGGAGTTGTTCAAATTTACGGGGCCGGACTGGCTCCTCATCCTGCTTGATCAACTAGGGTCGCTGGTTCGCGAGCAAGTTTTATTTATGTTATGGAGAGCTTGGCACCTGAAGAATGATCTGATTTTTGGAAAAGGGAAAGAATCTGTGACCACCTCTGTTATCTTCGTGGAAAATTATTGGAAAACATTCACGACTGCCTACAATTGTGTGCAAGTGGATCTAAGCAAAAAGGGTAAGGGGGTGCTTGGTGACGGGAAGTACGATTAGTCCGCCAAAAATGATCATGCTCTTTGGAAGCCTCCGGATCCGGAGTATATTGAGGTAAATATTGATGCTAGCTTCGTGGAGAGTTTAGGATCAGCTAGCGTTGGGGTTATCACCAGGAATCATCTGGGAGAAGTCCTGGTTTCATCATGGGATTTTATTCATGTGTGCTCTGGTTTGGACGAAGCGAAACTTCGTACGTGTCTTGCCAGGATATACATTGGTATCACTCTTCTCAAACCAATTATTTTGAAAGTTGACTGCTCTTTTGTTGCatctttttttgcaaaaaaaaaaacctTTGACAGGTCTCCTCTGGTGGATCTAAAAAAGGAAGCAATCAACGTTGCTAAGTTTATTAAGGATCTAAAGATTGTAAATTGACAGGCTAATATGACGGCGCATGAGATAGCTAAATTTAGAATGGTAAAAGCGCCCAACTCATAATTGGTAAATTTGCGGGTTCAATTCCTGGAATACTGTTCCGCCCTGCGTGGCTAACTATGTAATAAACAATCATATGACTCTTGTTATTTGATCAATACGCGGGTGGAGTTTCCACAAAAGAAAAATCAATTACAGGATACACTGACAATAAAAAGATGAACAGCAGCAACATTTCACCAATCAGCACCAAACACATGTTTAACGCTTCACCAGTTAACACTAATAACTTGATAGTACGCAAGTCACAACAAAACAAATAGTTCAACaaaaaaaatgtactactccacTAAACTAACATGGGCACATACTGCACAAGTTCGACATCACAGGTAGCTCAAACACATTCTAGCTAGGGATATAACTCCAGCACTACAAGTTCTACATCACGATAGAGGAACAAAACAACTCCCAACACTTGACCTTCTTCGGCCTGAATCCACCAAAACACTGAAGCCAACAAAATAAGATTTGGTTTGAGAATCCAGCAAACACCGAAGCCAACACAAACAGGATTCGGGGGCAGAAATTTACAAAACGAGGCAATGGGGATTTTTTTCGATGATCGAGGCAATGGGGATTGAAGAAAGCACTGGTAATATCTGACCGCACGCACGAACAAACATCGACAGAGCCACAGATTCCATACGAATTCAGGGGTAAAATGCTGCGATTTCCATTCCGTCAGTACACCCAAACAACAAACAAGTCCAGCGCGAACAGCAGCGAGATGCAGCCATTACACCGAGGACATGAACACCACCACCAGACAACGCGTAGCTACTAGCACTAATCCGGTGGTGCAAGACGGATCCTCCTGGCCTGGACCAGCGCGGCCTAGCCGCCGAATCCGTAGAGGGTGCGTCCCTGGCGCTTGAGGGCGTAGACGACATCCATGGCGGTGACGGTCTTGCGGCGGGCGTGCTCGGTGTAGGTGACGGCGTCGCGGATGACGTTCTCCAGGAAGATCTTGAGCACGCCGCGGGTCTCCTCGTAGATCAGCCCCGAGATGCGCTtcacgccgccccgccgcgccagACGACGGatcgccggcttggtgatgcccTGGATGTTGTCCCGGAGCACCTTCCGGTGGCGCTTGGCGCCGCCCTTGCCGAGCCCCTTCCCGCCCTTGCCGCGGCCGGACATCTTGGAGCTGACTGAGATGGAAATGGAGGAGGAgctgtggcggcggcggctgctggtGCTGAGACTGGAGGGAGTGGAAGGGGGATTTAACAAGGGGGGAGGGTGCAGCCGGCCGTTGGATCTGTACGGGATTGGACGGCTAAGATGGTGATCCGGGAGAGAGGGGGCGCGGATCGCTGACGTGGTTCCTAGATTTCATCTTTGGCGAGGCGGGCTGCGGGTCAAAACATTTGGACTCTGCCGGTTCCAAAGCACCCTATGGATTCCACTAAACGGATGCATCAGTCAAAACATCGATTATCAACCTAATCATAAGTTTGGAAATTCCTCTATATGAAAGACACATGAAGTAATTTCCACATACTCAAAACACGGAACTACTAGAAATCTTCATCTTCAAAATACCCAAACTCATGAATCCACGCTCCAGTTGGAACGTGTTCAGCTCCTCTGCAATCCAAGTATTACTGCACAGGTGTTGTAAACATCCATATTGGCCGTTAGTTCCAATCCGACCGCTTTTATTTTCTCAATTAATCCTCTAAATAACAAAGCTTTTTGTATTTGAATAAGTACTTCCATTCACACCGCGTGCTGCACGCTAACTGGACTATAGAGCAAATAGATTGAGGGATGAGTAGACGACCTCGCCGCCGACGAGGGTTCGGCTCTTCGGCCCAACCCACTCCCTCCCAGAGCGACGGTCCGGCGGCTGGAACTCCATGCCCGCGTGCTGCGCTGAGGCTGTGTCCTGAACTACCCATAATCCGTTGCACGTCGCCGTCCCCTTGGCTCTCCGGCTGATGTCGTGGACGGGGGTTCGGCTCCTCTACAACTACTTGGGCACCCTTAACCCTCCCCATGTTGCACCGCCCGACGCCCTAAACCTCGACGGAAGCACATCGCTGACGTGCACAACTCCTCAACGAGAAGCTTAAAGACCAAGAGGCCAAACATCGGTAGCCGCTTCACACGGAGAAGAAGTGGACAGAAAGACAGTCACATCCAGAAGCTGGAAGAGAGCCATCATACAATTCTTGCATATGTGAATAGCCATGCAACATGGAAAATTACttaaatatttcaaaaaaaattgatgGTCATGGCACTCATTGTTTTATTGTATGGATATTCGAATAATAAACAGATTAGGACAATTTGCTAGCTCCAAGTTAGAACAACAAAAGTCAGAAATGTCTTCGGTGCCACACCTTCCTTTCGAGGCATGCATCCAATGGTATGACATTATCAAAGATTCTTCTAAAttcattttttaatttttatcTCGCAAATGTTGACCTGATCGATGCTTCGTTTTCACTGTGGCTTCCTTGAGGTCGTCAACATGTTACACAAAATGTTTTCTCCATCGGTACTTGGCATATTACAATCACTTACTTCTGGTACTTGACATATTACTAAAAGATCCATATACATTTGTGTAAACCTTGTTTTCATGGTACCTATGTGGGTTAATGTCACTCATATTTTGTCAGCACAACTGGGAACTCACTCTCTCACTTCTCACTACTTGGCTCCTCCTCGTCCCGAGGGCATGCTCACGTCTCGATGCCGTGCAATTGGttatatattactccctccgtgcTCTAATATAAGACCCTTTTAGTCATTTCAAAATATTGACTACATACATACtaaggcctcttttggttcataggataggattatcgtaggaataagaattttgtaggaaatgatatgacatgtatctcaaatcctatgagtatgaataggaaacgagatgtcatttggttgacaacaaaggaatttttccattgagtctagactcatttttattttcctatgaaatgtagAGGATAGaaaccaatcctatgtaggaataggaatctattcctatgaaccaaagggctctaaagggaaaaaaatcctataagaatcctatcctctaaaattcctatgaaattccttcaaaccaaaggaggcctaaaaTGTGTGTAGATACATATGAATCAAGATAAAGCTAAAAAATCTTATATTAGGGAACAGAGGAAGTAGTTTGCCTTTTGCcctaccaccatcgtcatcatgaCCCTCATTGTCGGCTAGGTGGTGCAAGGGGGACTCCTCCATCGCGTCCATGTGCTTGCTCGTCATCAGCGAGGACCTAGCCAGCGCAATGCCCCCACCGACTTTGATGATCCACACTAGCTTGCTTTCCACCGAGGCAGAGAATGAACCATGGGGCGAGGCAACATGTAGAGTGATGTCTCCCGGTGGTAGCGGGGAGGGGAGTCTAGACGGTGGCCGTTGTGGTCAACGCGTGTATGGTCAGGTAGTGTGTCGAGGAGCACTTAGCACTAGCTTTGGCGACCATGTCTACCCCGTACCCCACCTCCATGCGACAACTTTCCTCCGCCACCCCATCTCTCGAGTGGCTTTGACGAGACCAGATCCAGCGGTTCCCTTTTGACAAAGCCCCCTCGACGACGTATGGGGAAGCGACAAAGTTCGGGCGATGATGTGCTCCTGCTGCTGGTGGCATCCTTGCAGAAGCGCCATGGGCGCGATGGCCGGCTGGTGAGATCGAGCTCGTCGATCGTATAACGGAGCCTCGCGGCATGTCCGAGCTCCGCATCATGATGTGCGGCGCTGGTTCGATGCTTCGATGTCGTCTGGCCCCGTCACTTGTGCCCCCATGTGGTAGCCTAACGTACTGTGATTGAAAATTCATGAATCGGAGTTGCTATTACTGAGGTCATCGTGCACTTCTTCCTCTACATTTTATCTGATCAGATCCGCGGCAATGAATTGGTTGCATTTCCTTTCCGAAAAGAACCCCACTATATCCCTTTTCCTCTTTAAACGCACTGTAGTTTTGTTTAGTACTAGTCTGGTGCTATTTTTCTCGGTGTACAAGATATATAGACATATATGGAAATGATCTGTCCTGTTTTATTTTCTTCATCTTACTATCTTAGGTTTGTTGCAAAGGAAATCCGTTCCTATGTTTATCCTATCTTTGACACCGTTATGTTCTTACATAAAAATGAGGTTTAAGCATCTCAGTGTGACTCAAAACGGCATGAAAATTGTTGGGCTCAAAACAATAGCAAAATGGATATTCATTCTTCTCGATATTCATAATAATACGCAGTTAAGTAAACAAAAAACAAATCCACGGAAGTTATGGgctcaaaaaagaaaagaaaataaacggAGGTTATGGGCTCAAAATAAACGGAGGATATCAGGGATGGTGCTCGGCTCAATAATAAAGAgagcaaaagaaaataaaataaacggAGGTTATGGgctcaaaaaagaaaagaaaaaggaaacgGAGGTGCTCAACCGTTCTCGCGCCCATTTTTGCCAGGCCAGCGATCCAAGCGGAAGCACATCCGTCCGTCCACGCGAGCCAGCGCGGGACGCATCCTACGGTCCTACCACACGACCCCACCGATCCGGGCCACCACCCCCTCCTCCAATTAGCGCCCGCCTCTTCCACCTTTATAAACCTCCTTCCCACGTCTCGTTCCAAACCCACCACCTTCCACTACGCACGAAACGCAAACCACCACCAAAAGCCCCAACCACCGCCCCGCACCAGCGATGGCCCCCAAGGCGGCGGAGAAGGAGCCCGCGGCAGAGAAGGTAGCCGAGAAGAAGCCCGCGGAGAAGGAGCCcgcggcggagaaggcggccgaGAAGAAGCCAGCGGAGAAGGAGCCcgcggcggagaaggcggccgggaagaagcccgcggagaaggagcccgcggcggagaaggcggccgaGAAGAAGCCCGCGGAGAAGGATCCCGCGACGGAGAAGGCGGCCGAGAAGCCCCCGGCaactgccgggaagaagccagtGGCCGAGAAGCGTCTGCCGGCGGGCGAAACGTCCTCCAAGGCGGGCGGCGGCAAGAAGTGGGACCAGAAGGAGGGCAAGAGGAGGAAGGAGACCTACAGGGTCCACATCTACAGGGTGCTCAAGGAGGTGCACGGCAAGGAGGTCGGCATCACCTCCAAGGCCATGGCCgccatgaactccttcgtcaacGACATGTTCGAGAGGCTCGCCGCCGAGGCCGGCAAGCTCGCCCGCTACAACAAGAAGTCCACCATCGGCCCCCGGGAGATCCGGACCTCCGTCCGCTTCCTCCTCCCCGGCAGTCTCTCCACGATTGCCTTCGAACATGGCGACGCTGCCGTCGACAATTTCAAAAATTACAAGGCATTTTATGTATCTTCGGAGGAAGAGTAGTTGTTGACTTTGGTTATCTGCATGTCGTTTAAGTACTAGTGCTGGATAGAAGTTGCTCAACGGTTGCTTGGCTCTACCATGGCACCAAGGCCGTCACCAAATCCACATCATCTTAGATCGTGTTCTTTGTAGAAATGTGTAGATGGTTCTGTTACTTTAGTGCTTGTTGACTCTGGTTATCTGCAAGTCGTTGAAGTACTAGTTACTGGTTGATGCAAGTTGCTGAATGATTGCTTGTCACTCTTGTTGTAAGAAGTAAGAACTGAATTTGTGATGCTCTTGTAAACTGGAGACTTGGAAAGCGATGATTCATTTCTGCTGTGATATGCAATTGCTACTAGACTCTGCCGTACGATTTTGTTTCCCAGTAATGTGAGATGAGATTCTAGGTTGATGATCAGTAGGTTACGCTTCCGCATTATGTGCAGAACCAACCGACTCCATTGTTCAATCGTCCCATTTAATTGCCAATGCTTTGATGGCTCATTGGATGTAACTGAATTTTGTGCTGCTTTTGGCAAAATGAGATTTCAAAAGCGACGATACATTTCTGCTACTGATTTTGTCATGTGATTCGACGGTTACTAGGTGGCCGTCCTAATCTGAAAAGTGAGTGTGCTTTGTAGTAATGTAAATGTAAATTTTCACATTCTTGATCTGCAGACAGTAGGTAGGTACAGAACCAAGTATATTGTTCGTTAACCTGACATGGAAGACTAAGAGCAACCTAATTGGTTTCCTTGCTATGTGGTGTTCTTGTTCTGGTAGTAGTTAACGTTGCTTATATTCACAGTAGTATGTAGCAGTTTGGTGTACTTTTAAAATGTCTATACGTGTGTGACAATTAGACTTGTCCATTTCTTGCGTGAAGTCGTTTTTCTTCTGTGATGTAATTGTTACTAATCTCTGCCATACGGTTGTGATCTACCGAATAAGTTGCCGATGCTTtcttggttttttcttttttgacCAAATGCTTTCTTGGTTTGTTGGTGGTGACCGGTGACTGAATTTGTGTTGTTTTTGGCAACTGAGATTTTGAAAAGCAGTGATACATTCCTGCTACTATGTTTACGGATTTTCTAGTGCGATTTGATAGTTACTAGATTTTTTCAGGGTCAAACTGATGATGGTTAGTAGATGGTTCTCCAAATCTCCGCAAAATGATCGCTGTTGTACAGTAACGTAAATGTAAATTTTGCAGATTCATGATCTCCTAGCAGTAGGTTGGTGCAAAACCGAGTAGTGTATCATTCATTAACGTGGCATGGAAGAATAAGAGCAACCCAATTGGTTTCACTGCTACGGTTCTTGTTCAAGTAGTAGTTACTAGTGTTGCTTATTCGGCAGTGCTATCAATTAAGACCAATCAATTAGTCAGGCTGGGGCAGTTTAGTGTTATGCATATTATCACGGTTTCAAAGGCCCGCAAAATAAGGAGTCTGTTAGAGATGCTCTTATACAAGATGAGGTTGAGACATGCTATTTTGTTGTCTCGCATGTTACTGAAGAGAAATTACATGTCTTCTATTCACATTTGGTGTATTAATGGATGTCGATGACCGCCTGACTCCGTAAATTCTTCTCGTAAATGTAGTATTGCTGGGTGAAGCTAGTTCACACTATCAGAGGCAACGCGAGGTAAAAGACAAACATTCATGGGTGCATCAAACATCACTACCTCGCAGCATCTCTAACAGATGATGTGAAATTTGATGCCTAAAATGGTTTTAAGGTTTTCAGGCACCCGCGGCTGTTGTGTTTTCCAGATGCCAAACAACTGTTTCCCAAAAAAATTGTCCCACTTTAACAATCTAACAATTTGGGCTTTGGGGCCTTCTTGGTGCCACCGGAGAGAGTCGGGGGTGCTGGCCAGAGCCGCTGCCGCGCTGGCCAACAACTGAGAGCTCGAAAAGAGCAGCGGCTCGGCAACTGTCATGTGGGGGTCGCGGCAGCCGGAGTTAATTGTAGAAAACTACCATATTTGCGGTTAGATTTGCATAAAACTACATGGTCCCTATATTTCTTCAAAATTCACCGTGTTTGTGTAAAAAAAATTTGCACCAAACACTGGTCGGGGGATTTGCCCCATTTGACCACTTTTTTGACACATGGGTTCCGCATGTCAGGAGCTGACTTGGCAAAAAAATGCCACATGTGCACGTCGACTAGTCTACTCTTCCTATCTCTCTTTCTCCTCTCTCGCTTGCCCATTGCCCAGCCCTACCAGAAGGCCAGCCGCCACCAAGATCGGCCTCGAGGAGGCCAAGCTGGAGTTGTGACGCTTCACCAAAGCAACCCGAGCCTCTAGGCAGCGGTGTACATCATGCATCCTCTTGTGCTCCCGTCCACTTGCTAGGGCACAGGGACATGTAGGTCATGGTGTTCAGGGCGGCCGACGCACCTCTACGGGGAGATCCGGGGGCCACCAGAGCACCACCGAGATGGTCTACGAACAGGAGCGGTGCGGGCGTTTGCAAGCCGTGAGGGGCGCGGACGGGAGGTCGGGAGAGGCATGGGGGTGTTGTCCGGGCAGCGGTGACAACAACCAGAGCATGGGCATGAGAAGACAGCTGGAGGATGATTGGAGGATCAGGGTGGATACTTGCATCTTAGAGGCGGAagtgatacatccattttgcatcatgcttttatattgatatttattgcattatgggttgttattacacattatgtcacaatacttatgcctattctctcttattttacaaggtttacataaggagggagaatgccgacagctggaattctgggctggaaaaggagcaaatattagagacctattctgcacaactccaaaagtcctgaaactccacgaaagtcatttttggaaataataaaaaatatccagtggaagaagttcaccagagggggcccacctgACCATGAGGgcgggggcgcgccctaccccccagggcgcgcccccctacctcgtgggccccctgtttgccctccgacgcccatcttctgctatatgaggtctttcatcgagaaaaaattgataagcaacctttcgggacgagactccgccgccacgaggcggaaccttggcggaaccaatctagggctccggcagagctgttctgccggggatacttccctccgggaggggaaaatcatcgccatcgtcatcaccaacgctcctctcatcgggagagggcaatctccatcaacatcttcaccagcaccatctcatctcaaaaccctagttcatctcttgtatccaattcttatctccaagtccgggattggtactagtaggttgctagtagtgttgattactccttgtagttgatgctagttggtttatttggtggaagatcatatgttcagatcctttatgcatattaatacccctctgattatgaacatgaatatgctttgtgagtagttacgtttgttcctgaggacatgggagaagtcttgctattagtagtcatgtgaatttggtatttgttcgatattttgatgagatgtatgttgtctatcctctagtggtgttatgtgaacgtcgactacataacacttgaCCATTATTTGggctagaggaaggcattgggaagtaataagtagatgatgggttgctagagtgacagaagcttaaaccctaatttatgcgttgcttcataaggggctgatttggatccacatgtttcatgctatggttaggtttaccttaatacttttgtt containing:
- the LOC125516120 gene encoding histone H4 — its product is MSGRGKGGKGLGKGGAKRHRKVLRDNIQGITKPAIRRLARRGGVKRISGLIYEETRGVLKIFLENVIRDAVTYTEHARRKTVTAMDVVYALKRQGRTLYGFGG
- the LOC125516681 gene encoding histone H2B.6-like, which gives rise to MAPKAAEKEPAAEKVAEKKPAEKEPAAEKAAEKKPAEKEPAAEKAAGKKPAEKEPAAEKAAEKKPAEKDPATEKAAEKPPATAGKKPVAEKRLPAGETSSKAGGGKKWDQKEGKRRKETYRVHIYRVLKEVHGKEVGITSKAMAAMNSFVNDMFERLAAEAGKLARYNKKSTIGPREIRTSVRFLLPGSLSTIAFEHGDAAVDNFKNYKAFYVSSEEE